Genomic DNA from Alosa alosa isolate M-15738 ecotype Scorff River chromosome 6, AALO_Geno_1.1, whole genome shotgun sequence:
ACTCTAGCACTGCACCccagtgacaaccaaccaactaagccccccaGCGCCCCtgcccgatgcctccttgcctgtgcctgttgaggtgtccacgacttggcaaccttgacagggacaacaaggaggcggacactcaaccccccacccacccaccccatttGCACAACCCTATCCCATTCATAGtgttctatctatttatttacaaatgtacatactgtaattgcaCTTACATATAgccattttctactgctcttcatactattcatcctgcacatacacttattcttactactcttacaatgttactgtttctgctctacaatggtactgttaccacacggCACATAGCTGTACTTTCTGTATCTGTCTAtttttcatactgaatatccacatttattctgttttcttattttatattctgttaatacgcTGCATATatctattactactactattataaagttactgctactacattgcacatatctgtacatgttgttcatacattgttcatattacatagccatatttattctgcttttaaggtaactgctaatacactgcacattttttaatttatactaCCCTAAACCACCCCTGTAAATTAACtgtactgtctacactgcactgatTGTCCTGGCTATGCGCCACCTgccacattgcacttttctgctttttgcatggttagacgcaaactgcatttcgttgtctttgtacaatgacaataaagttgaatctaatctaatctaatctaatgtgtGCTTTATCGTTGGGCCTACTTTTtccccacagtttgaaatagcatactgcacaacttctccagcagaggggggaaatatagctaatataGCCTATAGGGTTTACATAGTCAtcatgtctatagtatgtctatgtctgttgatgtctatgtctgcatgggaaagtaagaaacgaaatttcaattcccAGCTGAAGTGTCCTCTTTCACAAACTCAAATCTGGTCACCCTAtttaaaatgactggactacaAGAGACGTGCTAGTGAGAGATGCCATGGGGGTCactccgtgtcaaatcagataaggttgaTGCTGCACCGTCAGATTTTGTTTAAACCTTGTCTAAGTCAAGAATGGAtcccaaaaccaaggcctgtaaaatatttctgttcaaatccgGTCTTCACATTATTTTAACCTGTAGTAGCCTACCTTATATTCAACACATTGAACAAGAAAGGCTTAAGCATTGTTCACCGTGTGTTTAAGTATTTTTATGCACCATGTTTCAAGCTGATTACGTTAACGTAACTAAAACTAGTCTAGGCTACTCTTGCATTAAaccacttttattttgacacatatCTATTGTTTATGGAGTGGACAGCACAAAGGTAGGACTTTTACTGACGCATCGTGTTCCATCCATACATTCGACttaggaaaggaagagagaaactgACGATATTGAGCTGTATTATTAGGCTCCTTTCAGTTAAGGTGGGTAGAAGAgctcaacatttttttttttatccaaaaaCGTACAGTGTGTCTAATATTATGACTTTGTTCTTCTGCATTTATGATattacttttcttttttgaccAAACAGCCATATTAGTTTGCAGCAATGTCGGCTGGCCAAGCTTTATGAATTCAGTTAACGTTAGTGCTAGCCATCAAACTAGCTAGCGGGTTTGTCTTAGAACTTTCGTAACATTAGCTCACACAATTGTATAAGCAAGTGTTTTGATGTTAATTTAACTGATGTTGTTTAACGATACTGTGCAAATCAACACTGTTGTTGTGGTACTGTCTGGTAGCTAGCTATCGAAACATCCTTGCACATCTGCTGCAGCCGACGTGATGCTAGCAGACTCGTGCTGGCGAATCGAATCATTTGTGAACTCCAGCAAGCCATCTGTAACTTAATTCATCCTTTAGCCAGCTAAGATGGCTAGCTCAAGTTTAAATTAGGCCTAATATATGGCTTAAAATGTTTTGCACTGTTTCTTGGGTATAAATGTGCTCTAATCGTTACCTTGTAGCCGGAAGCTCTGGGGCAAACATGGGGCGCCGAAAATCTAAACGCAAACCGCCGCCAAAGAAGAAGCTTACTGGAAACCTGGACACTCAGTTTACCTGTCCGTTTTGTAACCACGAGAAATCATGTGATGTCAAAATGTGAGTGTTCTGGAGTTCTCGCTGTGATATGTTCCACGTTATGAGTTGGCTGATCTGTTGTGCATGTTGGTTAGCCTAAACGATCATTTATTTTCGCAGGGAACGCAGCCGAAACACAGGGATAATATCCTGTAGCGTTTGTTTGGAGGAATTTCAAACGCCTATAACCTGTATCCTTTTGAGTTGTAAGTGAGAACAATTATCGCTTGTCGATATTTGTCTGCACGAACCCAAGAGGTAGCGTGAACCTTGTGCATAGATGTTCTAAAAGTTTTACTGAGGTTAAGGTAGCACTATACTACTGAGGTTAAGGTAGCACTATACTACCGTTTTAACCAGAAACCTTTCCATGGCACCCACAATATTCACAATAGTCACTGTAGCAGTAACGGAGAACATTATCTCAAGGTCCCTTTGCATCTTACCACAGATGCAGGTGATTTACATCATAACGCAAGATTCCattgtgcatgggtgtgtggaAGGTAGCCCTAGCTAAGCTTATACAGTAGTATGGATCAAGACATTAACAGCAGTAAAATCTATCAAGTAACGCTTGGGTAGATGCCTTTAAATATATGTTGTTCTCTATTCTCAGTTACAGTAGAATGTAAAACATCTGACATCCTATTTTCCCTTCACTCTCTTGGCTCAGATCTCTCTGAACCAGTGGATGTTTACAGTGACTGGATAGATGCTTGTGAAGCTGCCAACCAGTAGCATTTTTTGGTTATTTTTCCATTATTATTACAGGCCAAACAAGGTCTACAGAGTCAATTGAACCACTACTTATAATATTAGTTGAAGTGACCAAAGTAGTTCTGTTTTAGTAGACTGTAAATTACGTTGGATATTGATCCGTTTCTTTTGTACCTGATTTATAGACCTGTAATTTGAGTGTACCTAttaccttttctttttctgtcactGCTGTTTGTTAAACTACCTTTTACTTTCTTAGATTTTTTAAAACCATTTTATAAGAGGACTTTTGATCAATAAATGTCCTCAAGAAATTTACTTTTTGGTTTCATAATTTTTTGTAATTCTAAAAACACAATCTTAAATCATGTTAAATAAAGTTATATAGACAAGACAGACAGCTGAACATGATGTTGCCCGTCCTGGGAGAGTCATGATTGAGGATATTAGATGATCCCTCACAAGTTAGGTATTAATGAAACACCTTACTAGAGCACTGAATAAAAATGCTGTGGTTGTCAATATTGCACACAGTTTGTTATTACAGTTATGTATAAACTCAGTGTTATTAAACAGTACTTGACCAACATTGCTGTGGTGGGACTGGCAGGCTTGTTTTTTATTGATGacttggggagggagggaggggggttcaGGGAAGTGATTCAACACATTTTATtacagtatttgttttaaataaaCAAAGGAGTGAACATTTACAAATATCTCTGTAGTCCTTCCAAGTTCATCTCAGTGTATCAGTTTTAGGTTGGGGTCATCTTTTTGATGGCACTTGAAATAATCTGTTGCAGTACGATAGCCTTCACTTGTTCAATCCTTGTGAGCTCTACTTTGTCAGTGCATAGGCAAGAGGCCAGGAAAGTTAGCTCCGATTGGCTGAACACCAAAGCACTACAGACTTTGTGTACAGTTTTGTAATAATGTCTGTAGCTTACTCACATTCTAAAAGCCACAATCTACCCATGTTAAAATAAAGAACATGGGTGTTTCAAGTACATTATGTACATACTTATGGAAATGATGCACTTCCATAGCTAAACACTAGGTGGCAGACTAAGTGTAATATTCCTCAAAAATATGGACAAAGATGATTACAGCAAATTTACTAGGCCTACTCAGGTAAAGATTTTACTCAGAAAATAGTCTTGACTCACACCATCCTTGCTCAGCTGGGAGATTCACATGGTATTTAAAAAGTTATTTAAAACTACAGGGTAAAAATACATACACTTTGTGCCTACCAATAGAAGCACTAATTCAAAGGAAATGGAAATCTCAGTTGATGCCTGGAGAGTTCAGAAATATTTGGCTTGAAAATTGATCTATTTCTGATTGCTGAGATTGTCACACTCAAAATGAGAAATTTACACAAATGCATCCAATGTCATTTGAGATTTTATCTGCTTATAAGTCCATCCATCATCACCATACTTCTATAACAATTTAAAAGCTCCTATAGCAATGTGCTTCAGTGAGGATCTAATCATAGTTATGTTGAAGAGCCAAACCCTTTGCAGACCTTTTAGGAGCTAGGATGGTAACCGAAACAATATTTAAAAGTGACTTTAATTACATTAAATATAGGATAAATACTCTAGAAAACATAATTTATGGTAAACATCTTTTCAGCATTCTAAATTGGGGCATGGCAATCTTTTGAAGTGCAGCTCCTGCTTTTCATCTTGTGATTTTTGAGGGAAGAAACATCCAAATGTATCTTGGTATATATGTGGACAAGGAAAATTAAGTCCTCTGGCCTCACTAGTTTATGTTGAGGCTGGGAAAAATAAGCACGTAGGGGATTATGAGTTGCAACAAGGCATCTCTTTTAGTCAGAATACTGGTAGCCATCGATGTCCTCTCCATTGTTGATGTACTCCTCGGGGTTGTTGCAGTACTTGCTGTCGTAGACTTGACGGGGAAGCCCATACACGGTCATGCCTGTCTGTGAAGCTCCTTTGTTGGAGCCCATTTGCAGTGACACAGTGGAGGTGTCGCACATCTCCACATCCAGCTTCTTATCGAAAATCTGTCTCGGGGTTCCTGGAGCTGACATACCAGActtgggagagaaaaaaaagggagagacaCCCTTCATGTTATACAAcatcaaagttttttttatagaccctttcaacaataaaaacaatgcttgaatgttctatttgggccccaatctacttcctctgcattaagataacatatggaatgttaaaaaggaagtcttgtggggccaactatgatgatgctgataatggaactctcttgaaagggtccatacatagTGCTAGAAATTTACACAGGTCTAGTACCACTGATCATGCTGTGCTAAAAGATAATCAGTGTGGGTACCTGGTTGGCACCTTTGTTGGTTCCCATCTGGAGACTGATGGTAGACTGGTCCATTGGGTGTTCCATGCCAGTCTTGGGGTCATACAGGTGGCGCTTTGTACCATATGCAGTCATGCCTTTCTGGCTAGCAAATTTGTTGGTGCCCATCTGGTGTAACAGTGAACATAAAATATGTTCTTTGCTCTCAGAAATACAAATGTCTACACAATCTCAAATGTCTACTGTAGATAACAAAAATGGCCGTCTCCTCTGACCTGCAGTCCGATAACATTGCGTCCTTCCTTCAGTTTGTTGGGTGCAAAGTGCCGCTGCTGTTTCTCTGAATACTTCACCCCAACGTCATACTTGGTGTGGAAGCCTTTTGACTGGGCCTTTGTAAAGAGGCACAGTGACAGTTCAATAAATAAGAAAAGTAGTGCAAAGGAAAGTAGTAAATAGGAAAAAAGTGCATGTCTTGTCTGCAATTTCAGACTTGTTAACAACTGATCTTTTGTTTATGGGGAATTGCAAAAAAGCAGAATCATTGAACAAATGTATAAGAAATATTCAAGGCCACACATTAAGACAGTGCCCACTATCACTTTTTATTTTGTGTAAGACATTTTGGCATAAAGGAGTTCTTTATGTAAGGAGTACTTCTCACCATGCCAGCCAATGCGATGAGTGTGCTCTGGACTTGAGTATGATTAACATTTTCAAACAAGTCATTGGCCTCAAAGAGGTCAACTGGTTTGAGGCCATACTCTGTGATTGCACGGATGAAGTGACCAATGTTTTCCAGCTATAATGGATAAAGAAATGAGGTACATTAAGTTAAAAGTTCTTGGCTCGATTTATGTTCTTCTTCAATTGGACACCCTTACAAGTACAGATAAAGGGTATTCTTGTTAGAAACACAGATCTACATTCAAGGGtattttttaaattgtattGGCTCTATAATATATGGATACACTGGATACATATAATGTGTGATATATGAGAGACTTTCAAGTGTATTATCATTAGCATGCAAACAGACTAATCTTGAAATTAGTCATTTTAGACATCTGGGAAATATTTAATCTATTAATGTAGACAAatgtgtatgaatgaatgaataacacATAGCAACTGGGTTTCATTAGACCAATTGGAACATTTGTAAAATAGAAATGGCTTATTGTGAGCATATATGCGTCACTGTCCATTAGCACCACAGCAATGCTATCGGTCACAAACAAAAGACAGCTCACCTGGTGCCAATTCTGCATTGGGCTGTTGATCTTTTTCACAGAGCCTGGTTGCAGGATGTTGATAAGCCTGGAGAGAGAAAGTTGAAACTACAACTGTTCACCGCCCCAGCCGAGCGTAAAACAGACAGCTGCATGTCCTGTACCATAACCTTTTTATATACATATGATCAGACCACCCACAACATACTGGTTGATAGAATAACTTATATTAAAGTTTAGATCCGGTATTCAACATCTGGTTTTATGTCCTAGCGATCATCCCACTTTCCTACTGTCCCTTACAGTCATTGAGCACAGGTACTCACTTGCATAGGAGCACACCATCCTTCAAACCATCCATGAACTTTTCAGGAAGTTGGTGGCCAGTCACCTCATGAATCCACAGCCTAAGCTCCTCCTCCTTCTGGTGATCATACTTCAGGGCCAGCTGCAGGTCAAAAGTCACACACCACAGTTTTGAGTTGGTGATGTCAGTGAGAGCATTAAGCATACTGGATTATTGCAACAAAGACTGCTCCAGAACCAACTGAAAGTGGTATGGCCAATCAATAAGAATCAGATTTTGCCTCTAAGACATTCCTCGGCATATGTGCATTCTTCAAAAGTTTCCTTTGAGTGCCTGATCAGTATAACAAAAGAGGAATGAGAATGACTAAAGAAAAAGAACAGAGGGTGGATTAATAGTGAAACAAATGGGTCGGACATTCCTCTGAAAGAAAAACActgcttctctcctttcctcgtGTTTCCTTGCTGGCTGGACTCCTTTTCAGCACTTGAGAGTTTcggatgtggtggtggtgggggactctaccccccccccccccaaacccacccccacatatacacacacacaatcacacaatctCCCTTTCCaactcgcctctctctctcgcctcatTTTTCTGAAAATGTTTCTGCTTTTTAATCCATGCTACTGCCAACAGGCCTGGAGTCAGGGTGGAAGATGCCAACAAAAACAGGTCTTTCAAAAAGCAGCGTGGGACTTGCATGGCTCTCAGTCCAGCACACCAAACTTGGGGAAAAAACAGCCCTCTGCTCTCCTGCCGCACTGTTGTCAGTTCCACACTGCTCTCCGGAGCCATGCAGAAACTGGTCGCTTACAGGGCTGCAACCCCAAAGCAGGCCTGATAATGAGAGGCTAAGATGGACAAGAACTCCATCTTGCCAAAGAATCTTGGCTTTAATTTGCTGCAGTTGTCGTTGTTCTGATTTTCTGTGAACTACCAGgaatttgttttttcaaaaaaaaaaaaaaaagaatattggaCAGTATCTGTGAATTATTGTGATTTTTTGGAAGACAGACCCAAAGTGAATGACATCAATAACTCAGTTCTACCATTACAATGTGCAACGATATTGACAAGACttttgaaatgtttgaaaactaGTTTAAAGTGAGAAAGGTCAGTTATAAATAAACATAGAGAATGACCTTGTGGTATTTGAAGTAATTACGCGATCATCAATTCATTTTAGCTTGTCAAACAAATGATGACAAGCAAAACTAAATTCCTTTTAACCTTACATTTCCTTATGTTCTTTTAATCTCAATGGTCTCATCATCTCTGTGACCAGAATACATGCATCACCATGGTCCATTTAATTTCACATTGTTTACAAAAGAGTGCTTCCAGGCCTTTCTAAAGACAGCCCAGCTATTCCTTATATGGGAACAAAAGTTGTAAGATTTATTCGGTCGCTGGGTAGTTTATTCAACACAGCTTGTATTAGAAATTCACATACAGTGACCAACATCTGTAGTCATGTGTTTGTCTACCTTTGACAGAAAAGTAAACTTGGATTGGTGCTGGATTTACACAAATCCCTTTAAAATGCTTGTACATATAACTTTGTGAGGAAATTATATTGATCAATGATAATAATCTGTGGGAATTTTAATTCATGATAATCTCCTCGTTCCACTTGAGAGActggagaaaaaataaaaaagacctTTCAGCAATGGAAACTCCTTCAGACTAATGCATATAATTGACAGACATAATGTCGTAGAGCTTTCccatcactctcactcacagcAGTGGGGTGATTTAGTACTGATAGACATATCCCATCACACATAACTAAACAATCTGTCACAGGCCTGTCAGTCACAAGAGTGAAGGCAGGCAAGAGCAAGTGGAGATGTTGGCTGGTGGTGTCATTTTGACAGCACTGAGGTGGTCTTATTTCTAGATCTTACCACTTCTTTGACATATCTAAAGACGATCTCAACAACCATCCTGGGTCATCAGCTGAAGGGTGACAAATGTCATGTTGTTCTCAAAACAGTGACACTGAGAAAATGTGTACAATTGCTAATTACCAGAAAGTCTCCAGACAACTGCTCAATAAAACTTAGGCCTTCATTTTGGCCTAACCGTTTATCTAGTCTCATATTAACCTGCACATCATGAATTGTAGTTTAGGCTATGGTCTATGACCTGTGACAACACAGAGGGGTGTGTGATCATAATTTTATCTGATGCGCCCATCATAAACATGCAAAATGGTGATGGATGTTACATGAACCTGAAAGTGTCATTTCATTGCATGCCACAGGGCATAGCAAATGCTACCTCATGAAACGCCCGGAATAATGTCTTCTTAACTTACCTTATTTTTGACCTCAGCAGAGAAACCAAAAGCTGGTCCACTTCTGAAACGTGTTGTCATGGTGTTTGCGCAGATCAGACAGAAGAAGACAATAACGATAACTTTGCCAGGAAAAGGCACTGCCTTTAAAACCTGACCCAAAACAATCTGGCAGTGATGCTAGGAAGTGTTGTCCGCTACGCGTTTTACCTCTCCGATAGGCTTGGATCATTCCACACTAGTTTTCTCAATCTTTTTTAAACTCTTCCCAGCTGTGCGTGTCGGGAGTACACAGTGATTGGCTAGGGCTACCATCCAATCGCGACGCTATCCCATTTTTGCAATGATGTCACCCAGATGGCATTAAACTCTTTCGGTGTCATTTTTTCCACCTTGCAACTATTGTAAGGATGCCTGCCTTCTATTTATGTTCCAGCTTATCAGGTCCAGTTTGGCCATTTAATGGTCAGATTGAGTGGAAGCCCATAATTTACTGTAGACCAAAATAGAAATGCCATCTTATGCTACAAACGTCATATTGATGACAAATTGATATTGCCATCAGTGATTGATAATGAAGAAAATCAGGGTGGCTATATTATCAGTAGCATATATGCTATAGGTTATCAGCACAGATCACATCAACATCATAACCTGGCACAAACCGCTCAATGCACTGTATCTGGATCTGTatcttaaattaaattaaagtaggcctatactgttGTCAGACAGTTGACACAGAGCAGCTGAATCTCACAGCAGTTTCTGGCGTGGGTCCATGGGTCACATGAAGTTACCTCTATGCCGTCATCCTGGGATGATTGCATTAATCAGATGGTTTTCCTTTTGCACACGGATGCGATGATTCCCTGCTCACAGATGTTGAGGAAATGAAAGGCAGAGATTGCTTGTGTGGCTGAATTTGGTAGGGACAGTTAGCCTAATGGGTTCTTGAAGTGAATAATGAATGTTTCACCCCTTATCAAACACACGTGATAGGACTTATGGATGCTGTAGGCTAAAGGCCTAATAGGCCTAGGAGGCGCTGCTAGATGGGCCctatgaaataaaataattttgagCTCCTATAAATGTCCACCCCGAATTTTTTGAGAAATAATATTCTTCTTCTGATGAACTGTGTTTATACATTATAGCATACTGCAATAGGCTACAGTCTATAGGCCTAAATAAAACTTACACAGGTTGTTATATTCAACTAATTTATAGCTAGAATAACAAAGTAGTCTATAAGACTGAACCATGTAGGAGTGAAATATAAAGGGTATTATGATAACAATTGGAGTTGTTTAGTTTATAACACATGTTGTTCATAACTTAACAAAGTTATAACCTAATTTTGACTACATTATTTGGCCTACTTGATGATAATGTGCTCGGCCCCAACTCATCAGAAGAAAATAGGCCTAATAGGCTGCATATTCAGAATATGAAATTCACAGACCACAGATCTTTCATTTTAGACTAAAATGTATTTAAAGTGGCATCCAAGCTGATGAAAATAGAACATGAAATTAAGCTCTCTAATGGAATGAAGAGCTTTTTTCGATGCCTAGAAAAAAGCATCTTTTCAGGAATCATTGAATCCGATAGCGCAATGGCATGTACAGTGTACAGACAACAGTGGCATGGTAGCCTACTGGATTAGCCTACGCCGTTTCTTTTGAGTGCCAGACAGCGAAGGACAGAAGCGCACGGCCGCTGAGTCTGCTTCTAAGTTCTTGTAAACATAACAAGAGAAGGGTTACACACTGAGAGGAATTTTGTCACTTTATTTGGGCATGATGGAAGCAGACCGAGGAGTTGGATTTTGACGCTCAGGAAGTCTGTTTGGCAGTGAAGTAAAGGTATTGATGAAAGCAGCGATTTATTTCTGGGTTTCAGCCCAGATAGTCATACTCTCCATGAACCATAGCCTAGGTTCAATATTTTTTAGCGAACATGGACAGGATTGTGCATCGGTTTCGGGTCGTAACatcgttcattttttttaattgactgcatagtagcctacacaGGTAATGAATGAACACTGACTTGTTAAAATATTGACAAGTCATTTTTGAAATAATATTTATAGATCATGGACCGCAATGGGACATATAGGACCACAATGGCTGCACAAAGCATAGTTTTAaagaaatagcctacacattagCTTAAAGGGTTTAAAAGGTTGCTATTTTGACCTCTTCTTTTGAATGTTGTTCAGTAGAATTGAGAGCACATGTGGTTGCCTCAGtatcatgactgtgtgtgttcccGTGTGGCAAGAAAAAAAAGGGGTAGGCAGATGACATCAGGAGCATAACACAAGGGCATTTCTACAGTAACCccttccccctccaccctcaccttggccccctcctctctgcttccttcagtcctctcctcttctctccttagACCAGTCCAGTCTGCCTGGCTATTTATGGTACTAGCCTGCCTTGAAGTATTCAGGAGGCTGGCCCCTGGGAGTCATgattggtctgtctgtctgtgtatgtgtgtaagtgcaaGTACCGGCAGTTCACTTTGAATACAAGTGTAAACAAATccagcacattcacacaccggATGGTGCATGGTGTTCCTTTGACAATGATAAGTAGAGCTTCATGCTAAACTACAACATATTAAACTGTTTCCAAAGCAGGAACATGGTCTGAGAGAGAACCCTCTAGAATTCAAAGGGTTTGGAAACCATTCAAACTAACAGTTTTAAAATGGCTGTTTGCAGTCAGGAATGCTGATTTTTCCCAGTGCCTGGGAAAACATTCAACTtaaaaaatgtagcctaccttcATTGGGTTTAGGGTAATGTTATTTCTTACAATGTGTTACCCAGTTCAACTGGACAAAGATTAAATGAAAGTTTCTCAGTTCTAGAATTTTTCAAGACATAGCCTAGTGTAAATACAGTAGTCTAGATTCTTCTCGAAGAGGAATATAAACAAATGCCTTCATGTTATTAGAGACTGTATGGACTGTAAAGTATGGACAGTTAATATACGGCCATGTACACGATGACGCAGACATCCCTGATTTACCGCACTTGTTCAGGGACATCATAGGCCCTGGAGAGTAGGGGTGTTTGCTAAAGTCTGTGTAGAAGGGCAGATTTCATTGAGTCTCTGCTAGACTATGTGACCATGTTTGGTAAAAGCTCTCCAGGCTGTGCCGACCCAGCCCGTTGACCGGAGTGTGGAGGGTAGCTGGTTTCAATCGGAGTCCACACAGTGGCTCAGATTCACTCTTCCCTTTATTAAGACCCGGGGGTAAGTTGGCATCAGGTAGCAATGCAGGGTCAAGACCCATATTTTGATGAGAGCCATGGTCAGCATTACGTTTGGGTCTGTTGTTGTATGTGATGTAATACAGACACCTGTTGTGTAAATTTCCTCCTCAGAGCCAAGGGCCGAAAGGTCTGGAGTTTGGTGCCGTGTTCTATTATCAATGGAATGTCCTGGACCTTTCGAATGTAGAAGAAAGTTCTGGTTCTTTGTGAAGGATAAATGTATGAGTTGAATTGATAAAATCATTGAAATTTCAAAAAAGATGCTgagatgtaaatgtaaatagccTATTCATAACAAGGGACCTTTAACACCCAGATCGACTGTAAGTGCTACACGTGACAAATTAATCGAACACTTCTCTGTTCTCCAATTTATTGAACAGCAACACTTTCAAGTAGATCTCCAACTCTGATCGCTACCTTTACATCATTAGTAGTGGTCATAGACAAACGTCTATTTCACAGAGTGGTGAGAGTGGACACCAACAAACTGGTGTAGAGTATACATTTCACATTAAAAAcggccagaaaaaaaaaagaacatccGCATTGCATTAAAACAAATGAAGATTCCGCACTTCTAGGTCATTTCAGCTACAGATTTCCAACATTTGGTTTATCTCTGTTGTCAACTTCATCAACATTGTCTTCACCATTCTAatcattaattattattattattgctggtATTCTCCTTTTAAGGCCTAGTCACTACAGCAAGTTACTCTTCTGGCCCTTTACAATAGTCTCTACTGATGTCTGAATGATAGGACGGCCTGACAGATCGGTTGAAAAAAGTGGGCCGTTCATTTGACTTACATTATATTTTTAACACTGATACAGCACAGTGCAATCTAAGACTGCATGACATACAATGACGTTCTCTGCTTGCAGAAAATCTACAAATAATTGTATTGTTGATACACCACTCCTGTGTTAAAGCTAAGGAGCAGTTTTACACAAAAATATCATAATGCTAAACTTATTAGCACTTTGCCTACCTGAATTTCATCTGATCGT
This window encodes:
- the elof1 gene encoding transcription elongation factor 1 homolog, which codes for MGRRKSKRKPPPKKKLTGNLDTQFTCPFCNHEKSCDVKMERSRNTGIISCSVCLEEFQTPITYLSEPVDVYSDWIDACEAANQ
- the LOC125296856 gene encoding calponin-1-like, with the translated sequence MTTRFRSGPAFGFSAEVKNKLALKYDHQKEEELRLWIHEVTGHQLPEKFMDGLKDGVLLCKLINILQPGSVKKINSPMQNWHQLENIGHFIRAITEYGLKPVDLFEANDLFENVNHTQVQSTLIALAGMAQSKGFHTKYDVGVKYSEKQQRHFAPNKLKEGRNVIGLQMGTNKFASQKGMTAYGTKRHLYDPKTGMEHPMDQSTISLQMGTNKGANQSGMSAPGTPRQIFDKKLDVEMCDTSTVSLQMGSNKGASQTGMTVYGLPRQVYDSKYCNNPEEYINNGEDIDGYQYSD